The following are encoded in a window of Bacillus sp. SORGH_AS_0510 genomic DNA:
- the rimI gene encoding ribosomal protein S18-alanine N-acetyltransferase — MVDSFVFRYMRDEDIDQVLEVEHASFTTPWSREAFYNELHNNKFAVYIVLEDDNKIIGYCGTWVVIDEAHVTNVAIMPGYRGKKLGEALMTKLMSVAREMGARSMTLEVRVTNHIAQSLYRKLGFQDGGIRKNYYSDNQEDALVMWVNL; from the coding sequence ATGGTAGATTCTTTTGTTTTTCGTTATATGAGGGATGAGGATATTGATCAAGTTCTAGAGGTTGAGCATGCATCCTTTACTACACCTTGGAGCAGGGAAGCATTTTATAATGAGCTGCACAATAACAAATTTGCAGTCTATATTGTGCTTGAGGATGACAATAAGATTATTGGTTATTGTGGAACATGGGTGGTCATCGATGAAGCCCACGTGACAAATGTAGCTATTATGCCGGGGTATCGAGGAAAGAAACTGGGTGAGGCATTAATGACAAAACTAATGTCTGTGGCTAGAGAGATGGGAGCTAGAAGTATGACTCTTGAAGTGAGAGTGACGAATCATATAGCACAATCCCTATATCGGAAATTAGGGTTTCAGGATGGCGGCATTCGAAAGAATTATTATTCAGATAACCAAGAAGATGCACTAGTGATGTGGGTGAATTTATGA
- the tsaB gene encoding tRNA (adenosine(37)-N6)-threonylcarbamoyltransferase complex dimerization subunit type 1 TsaB, with protein sequence MTILSIDTSNYALGVALLEEDQVIGEYITNLKKNHSVRIMPAIETLMKDCGKVPADLTKIVVAKGPGSYTGVRIGVTIAKTLAWTLNIPLVGVSSLEILAGGTGRYFDGMVSPLFDARRGQVYTGLYQFVDGKLTVVQQDQLVMLADWVDRLSDSDKPILFVGNDLPIHQAKIEEVLGSKAIFASVTEHNPRPAELGLLGKDYAGEDLHSFVPNYIRLAEAEAKWLEAKGKI encoded by the coding sequence TATGCGTTAGGAGTAGCGCTTTTAGAAGAGGATCAGGTAATAGGAGAATATATCACCAATCTAAAGAAGAATCACTCTGTACGGATTATGCCGGCTATTGAAACCTTAATGAAGGATTGTGGAAAGGTTCCAGCTGATTTGACCAAGATTGTCGTTGCCAAAGGCCCAGGCTCTTATACAGGTGTAAGAATTGGCGTAACCATTGCTAAAACATTAGCATGGACGTTAAACATTCCCCTTGTGGGAGTTTCCAGCCTTGAAATTTTAGCCGGGGGAACGGGACGATATTTTGATGGAATGGTATCCCCTTTGTTTGATGCCAGAAGGGGACAAGTTTACACAGGCCTTTATCAATTTGTAGATGGAAAGCTTACCGTGGTGCAACAGGATCAGCTAGTAATGCTTGCTGACTGGGTAGACAGGTTATCAGATTCAGATAAGCCCATCTTATTTGTAGGAAACGACCTGCCAATTCATCAAGCTAAAATTGAAGAAGTACTAGGTTCTAAGGCGATTTTTGCAAGTGTGACTGAACATAATCCGCGTCCTGCTGAGCTTGGGTTGTTAGGAAAGGATTATGCGGGAGAGGATCTCCATTCCTTTGTTCCAAATTATATACGTTTAGCAGAAGCAGAGGCCAAGTGGCTTGAGGCAAAGGGAAAAATATAA